Proteins from a genomic interval of Beijerinckia indica subsp. indica ATCC 9039:
- the uvrA gene encoding excinuclease ABC subunit UvrA: MSTAQRSIVIRGAREHNLKNVDLTIPRDKLVVFTGLSGSGKSSLAFDTIYAEGQRRYVESLSAYARQFLEMMQKPDVDQIDGLSPAISIEQKTTSKNPRSTVGTVTEIHDYMRLLYARVGIPYSPATGLPIESQTVSQMVDRVLALPERTRLYLLAPVVRGRKGEYRKEIADFQKRGFQRLKIDGTFYEIDETPTLDKKFKHDIDVVVDRIAVRDDMRARLSESFETALELADGIAIMEYADKPEKAKEAERIVFSSKFACPVSGFTIPEIEPRLFSFNNPFGACPECGGLGYEQTVDPDLVVADKKLSLRKGAMAPWAKSSSPYYSQTLESLAKHFKFRLDTPYEKLEPSVQQMLLYGSKTESVHFVYEDNVRAYDVNKPFEGVLRNLERRYRETDSEWTREEIGRYMTATPCKACSGYRLRPEALAVKIDGSHIGEVSALSVRDARAWFAALPAKLDDKRQEIAKRIFKEINDRLTFLVDVGLDYLTLARSSGTLSGGESQRIRLASQIGSGLTGVLYVLDEPSIGLHQRDNARLLDTLRRLRDLGNSVIVVEHDEDAIIAADHVVDVGPGAGIHGGEIIAQGTAEEIMAIPASLTGQYLRGVREVVVPSVRRMPDPERELAIIDAHGNNLKHVTTRVPLGLFTCVTGVSGGGKSTLIIDTLYKAAARRLNGALEHPAPHKEIEGLEQLDKVIDIDQSPIGRTPRSNPATYIGAFTPIREWFAGLPEAKARGYQPGRFSFNVKGGRCEACQGDGVIKIEMHFLPDVYVTCDVCKGKRYDRETLEVKYKGKSIADVLDMTVEEAAAFFKPVPSIRDKLETLARVGLGYVRVGQQANTLSGGEAQRVKLAKELSRRSTGRTLYILDEPTTGLHFHDVAQLLEVLHQLVEQGNTMVVIEHNLEVIKTADWIIDLGPEGGDGGGTIIAEGPPEAIVKVKQSYTGHYLAEVLARRTSGQKGKDGAPD; this comes from the coding sequence CACAATCTCAAAAACGTCGATCTCACCATCCCGCGCGATAAGCTCGTGGTCTTTACCGGCCTTTCAGGCTCTGGCAAATCCTCGCTCGCCTTCGATACGATCTATGCCGAGGGTCAGCGCCGCTACGTCGAATCGCTTTCGGCCTATGCGCGGCAATTTCTGGAAATGATGCAAAAACCCGATGTCGATCAAATCGACGGGTTGTCACCGGCCATTTCCATCGAACAGAAGACCACGTCGAAAAATCCCCGTTCGACCGTCGGCACGGTGACGGAGATACACGACTATATGCGCCTGCTCTATGCGCGCGTCGGCATTCCCTATTCGCCGGCAACCGGCCTGCCGATCGAGAGCCAGACGGTGAGCCAGATGGTCGATCGCGTCCTGGCTTTGCCCGAACGCACGCGGCTCTATCTGCTCGCGCCCGTGGTGCGCGGACGCAAGGGGGAATATCGGAAGGAAATTGCCGATTTTCAGAAGCGTGGTTTTCAGCGCCTGAAGATCGACGGGACCTTTTACGAGATTGATGAGACGCCGACACTCGATAAGAAATTCAAGCATGATATCGATGTCGTGGTCGATCGCATCGCCGTGCGAGACGACATGCGCGCCAGGCTCTCGGAAAGTTTCGAAACCGCACTCGAATTGGCCGATGGCATCGCCATCATGGAATATGCGGACAAGCCGGAGAAGGCAAAAGAAGCCGAGCGCATCGTCTTTTCCTCCAAATTCGCATGCCCTGTTTCGGGCTTCACGATCCCTGAGATCGAGCCGCGTCTTTTCTCCTTCAACAATCCCTTTGGCGCCTGTCCGGAATGCGGCGGCCTTGGCTACGAACAAACGGTCGATCCCGATCTCGTCGTCGCCGACAAAAAGCTCAGCCTTCGCAAGGGCGCCATGGCGCCCTGGGCAAAATCGAGTTCACCCTATTATTCACAGACGCTCGAGTCGCTTGCCAAGCATTTCAAGTTCCGCCTCGATACACCTTATGAAAAGCTCGAGCCTTCAGTGCAGCAGATGCTGCTCTATGGCTCCAAAACCGAGTCCGTGCATTTTGTCTATGAAGACAATGTGCGCGCCTATGACGTGAACAAGCCTTTCGAGGGCGTGCTACGCAATCTGGAACGGCGCTATCGCGAGACCGACAGCGAATGGACCCGCGAAGAGATCGGCCGCTATATGACGGCGACACCCTGCAAGGCCTGTTCTGGCTACAGGCTGCGGCCGGAAGCCTTGGCGGTGAAGATCGATGGCAGCCATATCGGTGAGGTCAGCGCGCTGTCCGTGCGTGACGCGCGCGCCTGGTTCGCCGCTTTACCCGCCAAGCTCGATGACAAACGGCAGGAAATCGCCAAGCGCATCTTCAAGGAGATCAACGACCGGCTCACCTTCCTCGTCGATGTCGGTCTCGACTATTTGACGCTCGCCCGTTCTTCCGGCACGCTCTCTGGCGGCGAAAGTCAGCGCATCCGGCTCGCTTCACAGATCGGCTCCGGCCTCACCGGCGTGCTCTATGTGCTCGATGAACCCTCAATCGGCCTGCATCAGCGCGACAATGCCAGGCTGCTCGACACTTTGCGGCGGCTGCGCGATCTCGGCAACAGCGTCATCGTCGTCGAACATGACGAGGATGCGATCATCGCCGCCGACCATGTGGTCGATGTCGGGCCGGGCGCCGGCATTCATGGCGGCGAGATCATCGCGCAGGGTACAGCCGAGGAGATCATGGCTATTCCTGCCTCGCTCACGGGGCAATATTTGCGCGGTGTGCGCGAGGTCGTTGTGCCCAGCGTCAGGCGCATGCCTGATCCCGAGCGCGAATTGGCGATCATCGACGCGCATGGCAATAATCTGAAACATGTCACGACCCGCGTGCCGCTCGGCCTTTTCACCTGCGTCACTGGCGTCTCAGGCGGCGGCAAATCGACCCTCATCATCGACACGCTCTATAAGGCGGCGGCGAGGCGTCTCAATGGCGCGCTCGAACATCCCGCTCCACACAAGGAGATTGAAGGGCTCGAGCAGCTCGACAAGGTGATCGATATTGATCAATCACCGATCGGCCGCACGCCCCGCTCCAATCCGGCCACTTATATCGGCGCCTTCACACCGATCCGCGAATGGTTCGCGGGCCTTCCCGAGGCCAAGGCGCGCGGCTATCAGCCGGGCCGTTTCTCCTTCAACGTCAAGGGCGGGCGCTGCGAAGCCTGCCAGGGCGACGGTGTCATCAAGATCGAGATGCATTTTTTGCCGGACGTCTATGTCACCTGCGACGTCTGCAAGGGCAAACGGTACGACCGAGAAACGCTGGAGGTGAAATATAAGGGCAAGTCCATTGCCGACGTGCTGGACATGACCGTCGAGGAAGCCGCCGCCTTCTTCAAGCCGGTGCCCTCGATCCGCGACAAGCTCGAAACCCTCGCCCGCGTCGGCCTCGGCTATGTCCGGGTCGGCCAACAGGCCAATACGCTTTCCGGCGGCGAGGCGCAGCGCGTGAAACTTGCCAAGGAATTGTCACGCCGTTCAACGGGCCGCACGCTTTATATTCTCGACGAGCCAACCACAGGTCTGCATTTTCACGATGTCGCGCAATTGCTCGAAGTGCTGCATCAACTGGTCGAACAGGGCAATACGATGGTGGTCATCGAGCATAATCTCGAGGTCATCAAAACCGCCGATTGGATCATCGATCTCGGCCCCGAGGGTGGCGATGGCGGCGGCACGATCATCGCCGAGGGCCCGCCCGAAGCCATCGTCAAGGTCAAGCAAAGCTATACGGGCCATTATCTTGCCGAGGTCCTGGCGCGTCGCACCTCAGGACAAAAAGGGAAGGATGGAGCGCCGGATTAA
- the trmFO gene encoding methylenetetrahydrofolate--tRNA-(uracil(54)-C(5))-methyltransferase (FADH(2)-oxidizing) TrmFO, which translates to MPSPIHVIGGGLSGAEAAWQIAKAGIPVILHEMRPDRSTPAHHSADLAELVCSNSFRADDAESSAIGILHREMRRLDSLILQAADCNRLPAGGALAVDRQGFAAFVTAAIKASPLITLVRGEVTEIPADWDQIIIATGPLTSETLAAHIKALTGEDDLAFFDAIAPVVYRDSIDMTKAWFQSRYDKVGPGGNGADYINCPLDKEQYQAFVEGLIQGEKISFKEWEGTPYFNGCLPIEIMAERGPETLRHGPMKPVGLTNAHAPTVKPYAIVQLRQDNALGTLYNMVGFQTKLKHAEQIALFRTIPGLEQARFARLGGLHRNIFLNTPKVLDMRLRLKADPRLRFAGQITGCEGYVESAGIGLLVGRMAACERLGESFVPPPTTTALGALLNHITAGHIETIDAGPRSFQPMNVNFGLFPPLTEKIVSPEGKRLRGPEKDQLKKRLLSQRAERDLEAWCTAPTCGPTPLAAE; encoded by the coding sequence ATGCCGTCTCCCATTCATGTCATCGGTGGAGGATTGTCGGGCGCCGAGGCAGCCTGGCAAATCGCCAAGGCCGGGATCCCCGTGATCCTGCACGAAATGCGTCCGGACCGTTCGACCCCCGCGCATCATTCCGCCGATCTCGCCGAACTCGTCTGCTCTAATTCCTTCCGCGCGGATGATGCGGAAAGCAGCGCCATCGGCATTCTGCATCGCGAAATGCGGCGCCTCGACTCGCTGATTTTGCAAGCGGCGGATTGCAATCGCCTGCCTGCCGGCGGCGCTTTGGCGGTGGACCGGCAGGGCTTTGCGGCTTTCGTCACCGCCGCCATCAAGGCCTCTCCGCTCATCACGCTGGTACGTGGGGAAGTGACTGAAATCCCCGCCGATTGGGATCAAATCATTATCGCGACGGGTCCTCTGACCTCGGAGACTCTCGCCGCTCACATCAAGGCACTGACCGGCGAGGATGATCTCGCCTTTTTCGACGCGATCGCCCCAGTGGTCTATCGCGATTCCATCGACATGACGAAAGCGTGGTTCCAGTCGCGCTACGACAAGGTCGGACCCGGCGGCAATGGCGCCGATTATATCAATTGCCCGCTCGACAAGGAGCAATATCAAGCCTTTGTCGAAGGCTTGATCCAGGGCGAGAAGATCAGTTTCAAGGAATGGGAAGGCACGCCCTATTTCAATGGCTGCCTGCCGATCGAGATCATGGCTGAGCGCGGTCCCGAAACCTTGCGGCATGGACCGATGAAGCCCGTCGGCCTGACCAATGCGCATGCGCCGACCGTCAAGCCTTATGCGATCGTGCAATTGCGGCAGGATAATGCGCTGGGCACGCTCTATAATATGGTCGGCTTTCAGACCAAACTGAAACACGCCGAGCAGATCGCTCTCTTCCGCACCATTCCCGGACTTGAACAGGCGCGTTTTGCGCGCCTTGGCGGTCTGCACCGCAATATTTTTCTCAATACGCCCAAAGTGCTTGATATGCGGCTAAGGCTGAAAGCTGATCCGCGCTTGCGTTTCGCCGGCCAGATCACCGGCTGCGAAGGTTACGTGGAAAGCGCGGGCATTGGGCTTTTGGTCGGCCGCATGGCGGCTTGCGAGCGTTTGGGCGAGTCTTTCGTCCCGCCCCCGACGACGACAGCGCTCGGCGCCCTTTTGAACCACATTACCGCCGGCCATATAGAAACGATCGACGCGGGGCCACGCTCGTTCCAACCGATGAATGTAAATTTCGGCCTGTTTCCACCCCTGACGGAAAAAATCGTTTCGCCCGAGGGAAAGCGCCTTCGCGGTCCAGAGAAAGACCAACTCAAGAAACGCTTGCTCAGCCAGCGCGCGGAACGGGACCTGGAGGCTTGGTGCACCGCCCCAACATGTGGCCCAACGCCACTGGCTGCGGAATGA
- a CDS encoding DUF1328 family protein → MLRWALFFFIVSIVAAAFGFTGIAAAAGGIARILFFIVVVLFLVFLVLGLLAGEALF, encoded by the coding sequence ATGCTGAGATGGGCATTGTTCTTTTTCATCGTCTCCATAGTCGCCGCTGCCTTCGGCTTTACGGGTATCGCAGCGGCGGCGGGCGGGATCGCACGTATTCTTTTCTTTATCGTGGTTGTGCTTTTTCTTGTCTTTCTGGTTTTGGGCCTCTTGGCCGGAGAGGCCTTATTTTAG
- the ubiA gene encoding 4-hydroxybenzoate octaprenyltransferase, whose amino-acid sequence MPMEGGTEPFGSPIGAAAVLPDAAPDQWLFRFSPPAAHPYLQLARLDRPVGWWLLLLPCWWGSALASLAAGVPLHWAHLLLFLIGAIVMRGAGSTFNDIVDREVDAKVERTRMRPLPSGRVSVLGAQGFFLLQSLIGLAVLLSFNLFTIVLGLSSLVFVAIYPFMKRVTSWPQAVLGCAFAWGILMGWAAAFGSLSLAPVQLYLGGIAWTIGYDTIYAIQDIRDDVKAGVKSTARLFGTRIRLCVGLLYGLTLLLSAGALWVAGALHGLALIGWIGFALHLGWQVKSIDLENVGQALRLFRSNRDAGLLFFIGLAAQSILST is encoded by the coding sequence ATGCCTATGGAAGGCGGGACCGAGCCTTTCGGTTCACCGATCGGTGCTGCGGCCGTGCTCCCGGATGCCGCGCCGGACCAATGGCTTTTCCGGTTTTCGCCGCCCGCAGCACATCCCTATTTGCAGCTCGCGCGCCTCGACAGGCCGGTTGGCTGGTGGCTTCTGCTGCTGCCCTGCTGGTGGGGGAGTGCTCTGGCAAGCCTGGCAGCGGGCGTGCCTTTGCACTGGGCGCATCTCCTCCTGTTTCTGATTGGCGCCATCGTCATGCGGGGCGCGGGCTCTACCTTTAATGACATCGTCGATCGCGAAGTGGATGCGAAAGTCGAACGCACGAGAATGCGGCCCTTGCCGTCTGGCCGCGTCAGTGTTCTGGGCGCGCAAGGTTTTTTCCTGTTGCAGTCGCTCATCGGCCTCGCCGTTTTGCTGAGCTTCAATCTGTTCACGATTGTTCTAGGTCTCTCCTCCCTCGTTTTCGTCGCGATCTATCCCTTTATGAAACGCGTGACCTCCTGGCCACAGGCGGTCCTTGGCTGCGCTTTTGCCTGGGGCATTTTGATGGGATGGGCGGCGGCTTTCGGCTCGCTTTCTTTAGCCCCGGTCCAGCTTTACTTGGGCGGCATAGCCTGGACGATCGGTTATGACACGATCTATGCGATCCAGGACATTCGGGACGATGTTAAGGCGGGGGTCAAATCGACGGCGCGCTTGTTTGGGACGCGTATCCGTCTCTGTGTTGGCCTTCTCTATGGCCTGACTTTGCTGCTGTCCGCCGGAGCTCTGTGGGTTGCCGGGGCCTTGCACGGTTTAGCGCTCATCGGGTGGATTGGCTTTGCGCTGCATCTTGGGTGGCAGGTCAAAAGCATTGATCTGGAGAATGTAGGCCAGGCCCTGCGCCTCTTCCGTTCCAACAGGGATGCCGGGCTTTTGTTCTTTATCGGTCTCGCTGCGCAATCGATTTTATCGACTTGA